Below is a genomic region from Microbulbifer sp. ALW1.
GCCAGGCTCTGAAGACTCAAGTACCCACACGCCCTGAAGCCCGTTGGCCTCCACTCGTGCCGCAGGAATACGCTCCGCAAGCAGATCTTCACCACCGTCGAGCGCACTTTCAAAAATATCCAGATTGGCGCTGTTACCGGAAACGCTGAAGGTAATGTACTCGCCGTCTTCCTGATTGAAATCATTATCTGCAGGGTCGTACAGACCGATAGAACCGTTCAAGTCCGACGTGATCCCGGTAACGCTGAGCACCTTGCTGGCATCCAGGGAATAGGAGCCCCACTCCATGCCTTCTTCGGACTCGGAAGCCCCCTCCTTTTCCTCTACATGAATGTAGTTACCCGTGGACTCGTCAAAGGCCAGGAAAATGAAATGCTCGGCACCATTCCCGGTTTCGACACTGGTATCCAATACCCAGCCACCGGTGAGTGAGCTTTCGTTGGTATAGCCCAGTTGCTCGCTCGCAAGTGTTCCTTCCAGGTGATTCTGCGCAGCCTGCTCACTGACCAACCCGGTAACTGCAACATCTTGGCCGCCGTTTTCGATCAATGTCTGCACAACAGTGGATGCCGCAAAGGACGCCGGTGACTGATCAAAGAACGCCTCCGCATCCAAATTCGGATCCTTACTACCCTGTGCCGAGTCGCTGATGGTGATGCCATTAGCCGGATCCCCATCGGTATCCAGTGTCTGCAGCAGACGGGCCATATTTACCACCGCATTGGCAGAAGTATCGGTGGTCCCGGCAATATCCAGTGGCGTTACTGTCCCGGAAGCCGTAACGTCCGGGAATTCCAGATCACCGATAAAGAAAATGACCATATCACCGGGCTCGTAACCATATTGGCCGGTGGCATCGGTAACACCTTCATGGGTGGTGTTGCCTTCCGCGTCTGTCGTGCGGTAACCGATGTTGGCCACAAAGTTATCGAGAAGTACACCGGTCTCCGTGGGCGGCGCTTCACTGCCACCACTGCCACCACTGCCACCACTGCTGCTACTGCTGCTTCCACCGCTACTACTGCTGCTACTGCTACCGCCGCCGCTACTACTGCTACTACTACTGCTACTACTACTGCTACTGCTGCTACTGCTGCTACTGCTACTGCTACTGCTACTGCTACTGCTGCTGCCACTATCGCTACTACCACCGCCACCACCGCAAGCGGTTAACGAACTGACCAACAGGGCCGCGGCAAGGGCTGACAGGGGTTTGGTAAGAAGAAGGGGCTGCTTCATGAGTGGGAGCATCATGAAAATATCCTTTTTTATATCTATATCGAGGCTTTGGGGCGCAAGTTATGTTCGAGATCACAATCTAGCTGTGAACAACCGCCAGAAAAACGACATGCCATTCAACCTGACACCGACATCCCACGCATCCCCCAAATTGGGTATACGGGCTAGATTTGCCGCCATCTCCCATTCAAGCCCAATCCCTTTCCAGCCCGTCATACAGCCGCAAATAACACCGGCTTTGTGCTGCCCCAATAAAAAGCCCTCAGTAGAGGGCTCTATAATTGCGCAAAGGTCCATTTGAACAATATTCAATCTACCGCTGGATATTTAGGACGTGCCTCAGATTTATCTGTCCATCGAGGCCTCTGAAAGGAATAACTTACTCGGAACCCACACCACACCCCCGTGGCATCTTGGATTCATCAACTTCGATTAACAGGTGATCATTCTGGGCGCCACCCAAGGGAATCAATTTGTATCGATCTCCCCGCAGAAAAACGGAGAAATCTCCTCTAACACTAGTGATCTTGATACTGCTATTTCTAACCAGCTGGTCCGACTCGACGTCTCTTGCAGGTCCCACCCCATAAGGCTTCCCCGCGATGGAAAACATTCCTTCATGAGTGATATACAAATCACCAGACATGGCATGCTCCAGCGCCTCCCTGTGGTGCTCCGCAACGCCATAATCGTCAATCATCCGTTTGTCTGGAAGGAAATAAATACTCCAGCGCGAGCTATCATTTAACCTCCTCATGCTTCGAGATTTTATATAGGCGACTTTCCCGCCCGGCAAAATAACTTCCCGCAACTCTTCGCCGTCTAAAACCTCCTCAAAATGCACGCCGACAATATGAGCACTAATAGAAATCGACTTGATGTAATCGATGTACCCCTCTGAGTACCCCTGTGAACCTTCGAAATCTTTATCGAGGTCCGCCAGACGGCGATATTCAAAGATCTCTACAGCAAAGAGCTGGGCAGAGGCAAATAGGGCGATCACGATAACTGCCAGATTTCGAGTGAATTTCTCAATCCTTTGCATGGCACCAGTGCCCTCTTTTATTTAATACCACTAACTAATGGGATCTAGAAAATTACGCCACACACATTTACTTTCCATAGCCCGTCATTTCAAGGTAGCCCTCCCCGGTGTGACTGCCACTGACTGTCACCGGACCCTCCCAGTATCGCAAAGCACCGGAATTCCAGTATTCGCCGGGCCAGGACTGTATTTTGAGATCAATCTTTTCCGAAGGCACCTGTAACTTCCAGACGACCGGCACTTCGCCATAACGCGTGGCGCGGCTTTTAATTGGCCGTAGGCTGAATTTACTACTACCCAGTGTTTGCGCAGCGCCATCGGCGGCAACCAAGGTGCCGAAGAAATAGTCCTCCGCTCCGCGCACCCGAAACAACATCAGGTGCTGGCCGTCGTCCAGGTGCAGTGCCATCCAGTCCCAGCCCTCTTGATCTGATTTCAGGTACTGACTGCTCCACTCGCGATCGAACCACCCTTGCCCACTGACGTTATATTTTTCTGTACCTATTTGTACTTCACCACCGGTTACCTGCAACGGAAAACTGAAATACATCGAACCACCGCCCCCGGCAGATTTGGCACTGAACCCGCGGTCGCCATTCAATACAAAGGACGCCGATGGCTGCACTTGAAGACGGTAGCGGAAGTCCTCGCCATCAACGCTCAACACCCAATTCTTGTCTTCCAGGCTTTCGAGCTGCCAGTGATCAATCCAGGCTCTGAAAGGTTGTGTGTCTACCCCGGCCTGGCCAGTACCTCCCCGGGCTGCGCGGTCAGCGAAGTGATGATCGTCGGGGCGGCTCAGGGCTGCATGGGCGAACCAGACTACGTTGCGCTGCCAGCCCGGTTGCTTGTCACCGTAGGGACCGGGACGAATACCGGTGCGAAACAATGTCCACTGCACACCGAATAGTTCCCCATCCACCGTTTTCAGATTCGCAGTGAGATACCACCATTCGAGACGAAAATCGGGATGTGCCCCCATATCTCGTGGCAGGTTTATGGTCATGCCTGGAGCCGCCTGACGAAAACCCTCCGGCGAAGCTCTCAGCGCTTCGACAGAGGCATCGGTTGCGGGCTCTTTGGTGCAGCCCGCAAGCATGATGAAAATCAAAAAAATGAAACAGCGGTTATTCACTTTTTAACGACTCCAGCCGCACTGGATTGCCCACCAGCGCGCCCACAACCGCGCCAATGAACAGACAAAGTACCCACACCTGCAGCCAGAACCCTGGGTAGAAATGCAGCGGCAGCGCCCAGCCGAACGCTGCGGGA
It encodes:
- a CDS encoding lipocalin-like domain-containing protein, with protein sequence MTINLPRDMGAHPDFRLEWWYLTANLKTVDGELFGVQWTLFRTGIRPGPYGDKQPGWQRNVVWFAHAALSRPDDHHFADRAARGGTGQAGVDTQPFRAWIDHWQLESLEDKNWVLSVDGEDFRYRLQVQPSASFVLNGDRGFSAKSAGGGGSMYFSFPLQVTGGEVQIGTEKYNVSGQGWFDREWSSQYLKSDQEGWDWMALHLDDGQHLMLFRVRGAEDYFFGTLVAADGAAQTLGSSKFSLRPIKSRATRYGEVPVVWKLQVPSEKIDLKIQSWPGEYWNSGALRYWEGPVTVSGSHTGEGYLEMTGYGK